The proteins below come from a single Bartonella schoenbuchensis R1 genomic window:
- the fabZ gene encoding 3-hydroxyacyl-ACP dehydratase FabZ encodes MINTGEIQSLETVDIDKLLSILPHRYPFLLIDRIIEIDGDQKAIGIKNVTINEPYFMGHFPEKPVMPGVLILEAMAQTAGAISLLKLDEKKTGLVYLMTVDNAKFRKPVVPGDQLKLHVQLLKKRSGVRRFSCVAEVEGIRVSEAEVSAMIVESEQTMK; translated from the coding sequence ATGATCAACACAGGAGAGATCCAAAGTCTAGAAACTGTGGATATTGATAAATTACTGTCAATATTACCGCATCGTTATCCGTTTTTATTGATTGATCGTATCATTGAAATTGATGGCGATCAAAAAGCTATTGGTATTAAAAATGTGACAATTAATGAACCCTATTTTATGGGGCATTTTCCTGAAAAACCAGTTATGCCTGGTGTTTTAATTTTAGAAGCTATGGCGCAAACAGCAGGAGCTATTTCACTTTTAAAATTAGATGAAAAAAAAACAGGTTTAGTCTACCTTATGACTGTTGATAATGCAAAATTTCGTAAACCAGTTGTACCTGGTGATCAACTAAAGCTTCATGTTCAACTGTTAAAAAAGCGATCCGGTGTTAGACGTTTTTCATGTGTTGCAGAAGTAGAGGGTATTCGCGTTTCTGAAGCAGAAGTTTCTGCGATGATTGTCGAATCAGAGCAAACAATGAAATAG
- the lpxB gene encoding lipid-A-disaccharide synthase has protein sequence MNDRSFKIAIIAGEESGDLLGADLISSLSYKTGRDIHLIGVGGRHLKALGLKSVFNSDDLALIGLGAVLKKLPLLLAHIHNLSKFIAREKPDCLIIIDSPDFTHRVAKKVRILAPSIPIIKYVAPTVWAWRPERAKAIRKFVDHILAVFPFEKNIMRDLEGPPTTYVGHRLLTYPPLLTVQSEKKRLPFEQVSLPTMIVLPGSRSSEIRHLMPIFGRTVEIIKQRIPNLRIVVLTLPRLMDEVRFLAQAWKSEVEIVAGEDAKWRAFTDANVALAALGTVSLELALARIPMVLCYKLDYLSKLFIFPKITLWSAALPNIIADKPVVPEYFNEFLRPGMLARQIEQLLYNRLLRQAQLDAFDMIEEKMKTELPSGIIAAQVITNFLKKKSGHLEV, from the coding sequence ATGAATGATCGTTCTTTTAAAATTGCTATTATTGCAGGCGAAGAATCTGGTGATTTACTCGGAGCAGATTTGATTTCTTCTTTATCTTATAAGACAGGGCGTGATATTCATTTAATTGGTGTTGGGGGCAGGCATTTAAAAGCACTAGGTTTAAAAAGCGTTTTTAATTCTGATGATCTTGCTTTAATAGGTTTGGGGGCGGTTTTAAAAAAATTGCCATTATTATTAGCACATATTCATAATTTATCCAAATTTATTGCACGGGAAAAACCTGATTGTTTAATTATTATTGATAGCCCTGATTTTACCCATCGTGTTGCAAAAAAGGTGCGCATTTTAGCGCCTTCTATTCCTATTATTAAATATGTTGCACCAACTGTTTGGGCATGGCGACCAGAACGTGCAAAAGCTATACGCAAATTTGTTGATCATATTTTAGCCGTTTTTCCTTTTGAAAAAAATATTATGAGGGATTTAGAAGGGCCACCTACTACCTATGTTGGGCATCGCCTTTTAACTTACCCACCGCTCTTGACTGTTCAATCAGAAAAAAAACGTTTGCCTTTTGAACAGGTATCACTACCTACAATGATTGTTTTGCCGGGATCACGCAGTTCGGAAATTCGTCATTTAATGCCTATTTTTGGAAGAACAGTGGAAATTATTAAACAACGCATCCCTAATTTAAGGATTGTTGTCTTGACTTTACCACGTTTGATGGATGAAGTTCGTTTTTTAGCGCAAGCTTGGAAAAGCGAAGTTGAGATTGTTGCTGGTGAAGATGCAAAATGGCGTGCTTTTACGGATGCTAATGTTGCACTTGCAGCACTTGGGACGGTGTCCCTTGAATTAGCCTTAGCAAGAATTCCAATGGTACTTTGTTATAAACTTGATTATTTGTCTAAATTATTCATCTTTCCAAAGATAACGTTATGGAGTGCTGCTCTTCCAAATATTATTGCTGATAAACCTGTTGTTCCAGAATATTTCAATGAATTTTTGCGACCTGGTATGTTAGCAAGACAGATAGAGCAACTTTTGTATAATCGTTTATTACGACAAGCGCAGTTAGATGCTTTTGATATGATAGAAGAGAAAATGAAAACCGAGTTGCCATCAGGAATTATCGCGGCTCAAGTGATCACAAACTTTCTCAAGAAAAAATCGGGGCATTTAGAAGTGTAG
- a CDS encoding amino acid ABC transporter ATP-binding protein, producing the protein MNLENKKNKPVNTAKDPIISIQHLNKWYGTFQVLHDINLHVETGERIVICGPSGSGKSTLIRCINQLEKAQEGSIRIHDVDIHTAPIQQQKAVLRTIGMVFQNFNLFPHMTVIQNCILAPMTVQGLSKKQAKERAIRYLTHVGIEKHCDKYPLQLSGGQQQRVAIARALCMEPKVMLFDEPTSALDPESVGEVLEVMAQLANTGITMLCVTHEMNFAREVSERILFLENGKIIEDTASNIFFTNPKSQRAHEFLAKIKH; encoded by the coding sequence ATGAATCTGGAAAATAAAAAGAATAAACCTGTAAATACCGCTAAAGATCCAATTATTTCTATTCAACATTTAAATAAATGGTATGGAACCTTTCAGGTATTGCATGACATCAATCTGCATGTAGAAACTGGTGAACGTATTGTTATTTGTGGCCCTTCTGGATCAGGAAAATCAACCCTAATCCGTTGTATTAATCAATTGGAAAAAGCACAAGAAGGCTCAATTCGCATTCATGATGTTGATATTCATACTGCTCCCATACAACAACAAAAAGCTGTCCTACGTACAATAGGAATGGTCTTTCAGAACTTTAACTTGTTTCCTCATATGACTGTTATACAAAATTGTATTTTAGCACCTATGACAGTTCAAGGGCTCTCTAAAAAACAAGCAAAAGAACGGGCAATTCGTTACCTTACGCATGTTGGTATTGAAAAACATTGTGACAAATATCCTTTACAACTATCTGGCGGGCAACAGCAACGCGTTGCTATTGCTCGTGCACTTTGTATGGAACCTAAAGTGATGCTCTTCGATGAGCCAACATCAGCTCTTGATCCAGAAAGTGTCGGAGAAGTTTTAGAGGTTATGGCTCAACTAGCAAATACAGGGATAACGATGCTCTGTGTTACTCATGAAATGAATTTTGCCCGTGAAGTTTCAGAAAGAATACTTTTTCTAGAAAACGGAAAAATTATTGAAGATACAGCATCTAATATATTTTTTACTAACCCTAAAAGCCAACGTGCTCATGAATTTCTTGCTAAAATTAAACATTAA
- the rseP gene encoding RIP metalloprotease RseP yields the protein MEFFHHIFSVGDLFLRGLGIVFVIMVIIFVHEMGHYLIGRWCGIRVSVFSLGFGPQIFSYTDKHGTQWRLALILLGGYVKFVGDKDGTSMLSSQSFPQVCGSFASAHAWKRAATVFAGPLFNILFSIVVLTFFFFSYGRVTIEPVVGSLVENAPAIQAGLVLGDRFVEMDGQRVESFEDLITYVTFHSEDPIEFKLERMGQVFKTVITPTITERDDGFGNRIRVGMIGVGAPVDPVNPMRLDQAYKKHIHYNLLEAVREASKRTAFIITQTVFFVNRLMEGQGDRCQLSGPSKTVKIAWQISESGFISLLNFTAFLSIGIGLINLFPIPPLDGGHLLFYVIEAIAGRRVPIKIQEIIFYIGFFVVFMFMIFALFNDYFCWFGY from the coding sequence TTGGAATTTTTTCATCATATATTTAGTGTAGGTGATTTGTTTTTAAGGGGGTTAGGTATTGTTTTCGTTATTATGGTTATCATTTTTGTACATGAAATGGGACATTATCTTATTGGGCGATGGTGCGGTATTAGGGTATCAGTTTTTTCGCTTGGGTTTGGGCCACAAATATTCAGTTATACAGACAAACACGGCACACAGTGGCGTTTAGCACTTATTCTCTTGGGAGGATATGTGAAATTTGTAGGAGATAAAGATGGGACAAGTATGCTGTCATCACAATCGTTTCCACAAGTGTGTGGTTCATTTGCGAGTGCTCATGCTTGGAAAAGAGCAGCAACTGTTTTTGCAGGTCCCTTATTTAATATCCTTTTTAGTATTGTTGTTTTAACATTTTTTTTCTTTTCTTATGGACGTGTCACCATTGAACCTGTTGTTGGGTCATTGGTGGAAAATGCTCCTGCTATTCAAGCAGGTTTGGTATTAGGTGATCGTTTTGTTGAAATGGATGGTCAGCGGGTTGAAAGTTTTGAAGATTTAATAACTTATGTGACTTTTCATAGTGAAGATCCCATAGAGTTTAAACTAGAACGTATGGGGCAAGTGTTTAAGACAGTTATTACACCAACAATAACTGAGAGGGATGATGGATTTGGTAATCGAATTCGGGTGGGCATGATTGGTGTTGGAGCACCTGTTGATCCAGTTAATCCTATGCGTTTGGATCAAGCTTATAAGAAACATATTCACTATAATCTTTTAGAAGCAGTAAGAGAGGCGTCAAAACGCACAGCGTTTATCATTACTCAAACAGTTTTTTTTGTTAATCGTTTAATGGAGGGGCAAGGAGATCGTTGCCAGTTAAGTGGCCCTTCTAAAACTGTTAAGATTGCTTGGCAGATTAGTGAGTCAGGATTTATCTCTCTTTTAAATTTTACAGCTTTTCTTTCAATTGGTATTGGTCTGATTAACCTTTTTCCAATTCCTCCGCTTGATGGTGGGCATTTATTATTTTATGTCATTGAGGCTATTGCCGGAAGGCGAGTACCAATTAAAATTCAGGAAATCATTTTCTACATAGGTTTCTTTGTTGTGTTCATGTTTATGATTTTTGCACTATTTAATGATTATTTCTGTTGGTTTGGTTATTAA
- the bamA gene encoding outer membrane protein assembly factor BamA has product MTINSKLLNAASMLVLTMVIVAPTVAITSISMVEKAQASVVHSIEVHGNKFVDSQIIRDNIQIVIGKSLASDDVDAVVKRLFALGLFYDIKINQVGNKLIVAVKEYEVVNQVLFQGNKTLKDPDLKRFISLKPNETFSSAKLSADIRIIREAYSTVGRKNVAVTAQTIDLGKGRVNVVFNVVEGQKTKIADITFEGNNTFPTRRLRDVISTRPSGIFSLLLRGDVYNEERLAADEEALRRFYYNRGYADFRIVSSKVVFDEKSNSYKINFILDEGERYTIGDVQVESDIEGINTQFIKEALKTRPGIIYNAAYIEKSVAIINNRVADSGYAFAKVDPRGNRDFANRTISLVYNIEQGPRVYVQRIEIRGNEKTRDYVIRREIDLNEGDAYNQTLVQRAKRRLENLGFFKTVNISMVPTDESDQVVLVVDVVEVPTGDLSFSGGYTTGGNTPGMSLEVSVTERNLGGRGQYVRLSLGAGQEKSRNYNLSFVEPHFLGYRLSAGVDIFRSTYRADNAYDVRQTGGSLRFGVSIFEQLSANLGYSYVQEEYDFGKGYDLTNDDVIAELYGKYSGAIVQAAKHSPWKRSSIVYGLTYNSIDDMNNPHDGLYIRAMQEYAGLGGNAQFLKTTGKAMMYKTLSDEMDLVSLLSVGSGYIHPIGKDGVRIFDMFKSDTDMIRGFKYNGIGPRQVSNSGEAYFLGGKTYMNATAELQFPIPVVPESLGFRGAIFADAATLYGHNYKPVLENEMPVTDTGSAWRTSAGVSLMWESPFGPLRINYAWPITQKKGDQVQKFEFGISTKF; this is encoded by the coding sequence ATGACTATAAATTCGAAACTTCTTAACGCAGCATCTATGTTGGTGTTAACTATGGTTATAGTTGCTCCAACAGTAGCTATTACGTCAATTTCGATGGTTGAAAAAGCACAGGCATCTGTCGTTCATTCTATTGAGGTTCATGGTAATAAATTTGTGGATTCTCAGATAATTCGGGATAATATACAAATCGTAATTGGAAAAAGTTTAGCAAGTGACGATGTTGATGCTGTAGTAAAACGTCTTTTTGCATTAGGTTTATTTTATGACATTAAAATAAATCAAGTGGGTAATAAGCTGATTGTTGCAGTTAAAGAATATGAAGTAGTTAATCAGGTATTGTTTCAAGGTAATAAAACACTCAAAGATCCTGATCTTAAACGTTTTATTTCTTTGAAACCAAATGAAACTTTTAGTTCTGCTAAGCTTTCAGCTGATATAAGGATAATTCGTGAGGCTTATAGCACTGTTGGTCGAAAGAATGTTGCAGTCACAGCTCAGACTATTGATTTAGGAAAAGGGCGTGTGAATGTAGTTTTCAACGTTGTTGAAGGTCAGAAGACGAAAATTGCAGATATTACATTTGAAGGAAATAATACATTTCCAACGCGCCGCTTGCGCGATGTCATCTCAACAAGACCTTCAGGAATATTCTCATTATTGCTGAGAGGTGATGTTTATAATGAGGAGCGTTTAGCCGCAGATGAAGAGGCATTGCGTCGTTTTTATTATAATCGTGGTTATGCAGATTTTCGGATTGTTTCATCTAAAGTAGTTTTTGATGAAAAGAGTAATAGTTATAAAATCAACTTCATTCTTGATGAAGGGGAACGCTATACAATTGGCGATGTTCAGGTTGAAAGTGATATTGAGGGGATTAATACCCAATTTATAAAAGAGGCGCTTAAAACCCGTCCAGGTATTATTTATAACGCGGCGTATATTGAGAAATCTGTTGCAATTATTAATAATAGGGTTGCTGATTCTGGGTATGCGTTTGCTAAGGTTGATCCACGAGGAAATCGTGATTTTGCAAATCGTACAATTTCGCTTGTCTATAATATTGAACAAGGCCCTCGGGTTTATGTTCAGCGGATTGAAATACGTGGTAATGAAAAAACTCGAGATTATGTTATTCGTCGTGAAATTGATTTAAATGAGGGGGATGCTTATAATCAAACGTTAGTACAACGAGCAAAACGTCGACTAGAAAATTTAGGTTTTTTCAAAACGGTTAATATTTCGATGGTTCCAACTGATGAATCTGATCAGGTTGTATTGGTTGTAGATGTCGTAGAAGTTCCAACAGGAGATCTTTCTTTCTCGGGTGGTTATACAACGGGGGGTAATACTCCAGGTATGTCTCTTGAGGTTTCTGTTACCGAGCGCAACCTTGGTGGGCGTGGTCAATATGTTCGGTTGAGTTTGGGTGCTGGACAAGAGAAGTCTCGTAATTATAATTTGTCATTTGTTGAACCTCATTTCTTGGGTTATCGTTTGTCTGCTGGTGTTGATATTTTCCGTAGTACTTATCGTGCTGATAATGCATATGATGTACGACAAACAGGAGGGTCACTCCGGTTTGGTGTGTCAATTTTTGAGCAATTGTCTGCTAATTTAGGTTATTCTTATGTGCAAGAAGAATATGATTTTGGTAAAGGCTATGATTTAACTAATGATGATGTCATAGCAGAATTATATGGAAAATATTCTGGTGCGATTGTTCAAGCTGCAAAACATAGCCCTTGGAAGCGTTCGTCCATTGTTTATGGTCTAACCTATAATTCTATTGATGATATGAATAATCCGCATGATGGTTTATACATTCGCGCTATGCAGGAATATGCAGGGCTAGGTGGAAACGCTCAATTCTTAAAAACAACTGGTAAAGCAATGATGTATAAGACACTTTCTGATGAGATGGATCTTGTCAGTCTGCTTTCTGTTGGTAGTGGTTATATTCATCCAATAGGTAAAGATGGTGTCCGTATCTTTGATATGTTTAAAAGCGATACTGATATGATCAGGGGGTTCAAATATAACGGAATTGGTCCTCGTCAGGTTTCTAATAGTGGTGAAGCATATTTCTTAGGTGGTAAAACATATATGAATGCAACTGCTGAATTACAGTTTCCTATACCTGTTGTACCTGAAAGTTTAGGCTTCCGTGGTGCTATATTTGCAGATGCTGCAACGCTCTATGGCCATAACTATAAACCTGTTCTTGAAAATGAAATGCCGGTTACAGATACAGGGAGTGCGTGGCGTACATCTGCAGGTGTTAGTTTGATGTGGGAATCCCCGTTTGGTCCTCTTCGTATTAATTATGCTTGGCCAATAACTCAGAAGAAAGGTGATCAAGTGCAGAAATTTGAGTTTGGTATTTCTACTAAGTTCTAA
- a CDS encoding LpxI family protein codes for MSFSGASSFLSGRVAIIAGNGILPVAVARALEERGQKPFLVLLRDEADAALYNYEHCELSIGELARLFKTLKKAAICNVILAGGVKKRPTLLQLRPDWTTLLALPKLFKALGSGDDSLLKACIRVIEAHGFQVIGAHEVLPDLLAPIEFNLTSRRATQKENVDIQLAAKATRLLGQLDVGQAAVAINGRVVALEGAEGTDDMLRRVHEMRERKQIPLKGGVLVKSAKPQQDHRVDLPSIGPTTVINVAKSGLVGIAVEANRSLILSLKETIEEANKHSLFIETFEKFDDE; via the coding sequence ATGTCTTTTTCCGGTGCCAGCAGTTTTCTTTCCGGTAGAGTTGCCATCATAGCGGGAAATGGTATTTTACCCGTTGCTGTTGCTCGGGCACTTGAAGAAAGAGGACAAAAGCCTTTTCTTGTACTTTTGCGTGATGAAGCAGACGCTGCATTATATAACTATGAACATTGCGAACTATCGATTGGAGAGTTAGCGCGGTTGTTTAAAACTTTAAAAAAAGCTGCGATTTGCAATGTTATCTTGGCAGGTGGTGTAAAAAAGCGGCCGACTCTTTTACAATTACGACCTGATTGGACAACTTTATTGGCTTTGCCTAAGTTGTTTAAAGCATTAGGGAGTGGGGATGATTCATTATTGAAAGCCTGTATACGCGTTATTGAAGCGCATGGCTTTCAAGTTATTGGTGCTCATGAAGTGCTACCAGATCTATTAGCTCCGATAGAATTTAATTTAACATCGCGGCGCGCTACTCAAAAGGAAAATGTGGATATTCAATTAGCGGCTAAGGCAACAAGACTTTTAGGTCAATTAGATGTTGGGCAAGCAGCCGTAGCTATTAATGGCCGAGTTGTTGCATTAGAGGGTGCAGAAGGAACCGATGATATGTTGCGGCGGGTTCATGAAATGCGGGAAAGAAAGCAAATTCCGTTAAAAGGTGGTGTTCTTGTCAAGTCGGCAAAACCACAACAAGATCATCGGGTTGATTTGCCATCAATTGGGCCTACAACAGTAATTAATGTTGCAAAAAGTGGATTGGTTGGCATTGCAGTAGAAGCAAATAGAAGTTTGATATTGTCTTTAAAAGAAACAATAGAGGAAGCTAACAAGCATTCGTTGTTTATAGAAACATTTGAAAAGTTTGATGATGAATGA
- the lpxD gene encoding UDP-3-O-(3-hydroxymyristoyl)glucosamine N-acyltransferase has translation MAGAFFFTPSRRLTVADVAELTGAKLLNPEFSNTVINTLSSIESAEEGSLVFIENQKFSDALLGSSAVAVLCTNDIALKIPKSIAILVTSTPQRDFAQIGRILFPDSVKPIPWLGKKEISPHAYIHPSAKLEHDVCVEAGAVIGKNVEIGSGTLVSSTAVIGENCRIGRECYIAPKVTIQYSLIGDRVYLYPGVCVGQDGFGYVNGVAGIEKIPHLGRVIIQDDVEIGANTTIDRGTLEDTIIGEGSKIDNLVQIAHNVKIGRYCLIAAQCGIAGSTSIGDMSRLGGSVGVADHIAIGECVQIAAGSGVMNDIPDGEKWGGIPARPFKQWFREVAALRSIGKVKREKR, from the coding sequence ATGGCGGGTGCATTTTTTTTTACGCCCTCTCGGCGGTTGACAGTCGCTGATGTTGCAGAGCTGACAGGTGCAAAACTTCTTAATCCAGAGTTTTCTAATACAGTTATAAATACTCTTTCTTCTATTGAAAGTGCTGAGGAAGGTTCTCTTGTTTTTATAGAGAATCAAAAATTTTCTGATGCTTTATTAGGAAGTTCTGCAGTTGCTGTTTTGTGCACAAATGATATCGCTCTTAAAATTCCTAAATCTATTGCAATTTTAGTGACATCAACACCGCAACGTGATTTTGCTCAGATTGGACGCATTTTATTTCCTGATTCTGTTAAGCCAATACCTTGGCTTGGTAAAAAAGAAATTTCACCACATGCATATATTCATCCAAGCGCTAAACTTGAACACGATGTGTGTGTTGAAGCTGGGGCTGTTATTGGTAAAAATGTTGAAATTGGTTCGGGTACACTTGTTTCATCAACTGCTGTTATTGGAGAAAATTGCCGTATTGGACGTGAATGTTATATTGCTCCTAAAGTTACAATTCAGTACTCTTTAATAGGTGATAGGGTTTATCTTTATCCTGGTGTTTGTGTTGGGCAGGATGGCTTTGGCTATGTTAATGGTGTTGCTGGAATTGAAAAAATTCCACATCTTGGTCGTGTGATCATTCAAGATGATGTAGAAATTGGTGCAAATACAACAATTGATCGCGGAACACTTGAAGATACAATTATTGGTGAGGGAAGCAAAATCGATAATCTAGTACAAATTGCTCATAATGTAAAAATTGGTCGTTATTGCCTTATTGCTGCTCAATGTGGGATTGCTGGAAGTACATCTATAGGCGATATGTCTCGGCTTGGTGGAAGTGTTGGAGTTGCAGATCATATTGCAATAGGTGAATGTGTTCAAATTGCTGCTGGCAGTGGCGTCATGAATGATATTCCAGATGGTGAAAAATGGGGTGGCATTCCAGCACGACCATTTAAACAGTGGTTTCGTGAAGTGGCGGCACTGCGTAGTATTGGTAAAGTCAAAAGGGAGAAACGTTGA
- the lpxA gene encoding acyl-ACP--UDP-N-acetylglucosamine O-acyltransferase, translating to MSGTKIHPTAFVEEGAQLGEHVSIGPFCHIGPKAVIGDGCNLMSHVVIMGKTTLGANSKVFPHAILGGDPQNNKHKGGDTTLSIGRNCTIREGVTMHRGSDSSIGTTIVGNDCQFFAYAHVAHDCHVGNCVTFANNAMIGGHVTVGDYVIIGGGSGVHQFVRIGHHAFVGGVSALVGDLIPYGMAVGVQAKFSGLNIVGMKRAGFKRKEIHTLRHAVNMLFDHYKPLKERVNDVFSSYSTFQSVVDIVNFIQEGGKRFYCTPRFESDTMSSNKS from the coding sequence ATGTCTGGTACAAAAATTCATCCGACTGCCTTTGTAGAGGAGGGAGCACAGCTTGGTGAGCATGTGTCAATAGGACCATTTTGTCATATTGGTCCCAAAGCTGTTATTGGCGATGGATGCAATTTGATGAGTCACGTTGTAATAATGGGAAAGACAACGTTGGGTGCTAATAGTAAAGTGTTTCCACATGCAATTTTAGGTGGAGATCCACAAAATAATAAACATAAAGGTGGTGATACAACGCTTTCTATTGGTAGAAATTGCACGATTCGTGAAGGTGTAACAATGCATAGGGGGTCTGATTCAAGTATAGGTACCACGATTGTTGGTAATGATTGTCAATTTTTTGCTTATGCACACGTTGCACATGATTGCCATGTGGGAAATTGTGTAACATTTGCAAATAATGCGATGATCGGTGGTCATGTTACCGTTGGCGATTATGTTATTATCGGTGGTGGTTCTGGTGTTCATCAGTTTGTTCGTATTGGACATCATGCATTTGTTGGTGGTGTATCTGCATTGGTTGGTGACCTAATTCCCTATGGAATGGCTGTTGGTGTGCAGGCAAAATTTTCGGGATTAAATATTGTCGGTATGAAACGTGCTGGTTTTAAACGTAAAGAAATTCATACATTACGTCATGCAGTTAATATGCTTTTTGATCATTATAAACCACTTAAAGAACGCGTGAATGATGTTTTTTCTTCTTATTCTACATTTCAATCTGTAGTTGATATAGTTAATTTTATTCAAGAAGGAGGAAAACGCTTTTATTGTACACCTCGATTTGAAAGTGATACAATGAGCTCAAATAAGAGTTGA
- a CDS encoding ABC transporter permease — MIENLALLSLSNGGWGVVILSSAGITLSLALCSVLLGLPLGLLNAVMIQSNIKIFKVIATLFSSVFRGLPELLTLFLVYHGLQNLIQAIFNYFYIETTFSINAFTAGVLALSMVFAAFSCEVWLGAFKIFDKGQYEAAKALGFSCFTTFFRIVFPQLTRNALPGLSNTWLTLLKDTSLVSTISLVDLMRQTNLAVAATNKPMFFYFVACLLYLLFSAVSSTILRYLETYTQTAYQKV; from the coding sequence ATGATCGAAAATTTGGCATTGCTATCACTTAGCAATGGGGGGTGGGGTGTGGTTATACTTTCTAGTGCAGGAATAACACTGTCATTAGCTTTATGTAGTGTACTTTTAGGACTTCCTTTAGGTCTCCTAAATGCAGTGATGATTCAATCTAATATCAAGATATTTAAAGTTATAGCTACTCTATTTTCATCAGTATTCCGTGGATTACCAGAACTTTTAACCTTATTTCTTGTTTACCACGGTTTACAAAATCTGATCCAAGCTATATTTAACTATTTTTATATTGAAACAACATTTAGCATTAACGCTTTTACCGCTGGTGTTCTTGCACTGAGTATGGTTTTTGCAGCTTTTTCTTGTGAAGTTTGGCTTGGAGCATTCAAAATTTTTGATAAAGGTCAATATGAAGCAGCTAAAGCTTTAGGTTTTTCGTGTTTTACTACATTTTTTCGGATTGTTTTTCCTCAGCTCACTCGCAATGCCTTACCAGGGCTTTCCAACACTTGGCTCACTTTGCTTAAAGATACATCTCTTGTTTCAACTATCTCACTGGTTGATCTAATGCGACAAACTAATTTAGCAGTTGCTGCAACCAATAAACCCATGTTTTTTTATTTTGTAGCGTGTTTACTTTATTTATTATTTTCAGCAGTTTCTTCTACAATCCTACGTTATTTAGAAACATACACTCAAACAGCCTATCAAAAGGTCTAA
- a CDS encoding ABC transporter permease yields the protein MFPEWLHFPFNTEFLNHYGPRFIDGLIITLELTFISCFIGFFLGILITLAHLSSNKPLQYLSRAYTYFFRGSPLLAQLFLFYYGLGSMSDFWQKIGLWWFFQSAWYCCLFIFALNSAAYQAKIFIGSFQSVATGQHEASKALGLSNSTTFFRILIPQAMILALRPLGNEFILIIKSSAIASLVTIYDLMGIAKLIYARTFDFQVYVWVAIIYLFIVELIHGFIVLIERRLTRHLR from the coding sequence ATGTTTCCTGAGTGGCTCCATTTTCCTTTCAACACTGAGTTTCTAAACCATTACGGCCCAAGATTCATTGATGGCCTTATTATTACTCTTGAGCTAACTTTTATTTCTTGCTTTATTGGCTTTTTTCTTGGGATACTTATTACGCTTGCACATCTATCAAGCAATAAGCCCTTACAGTATTTATCACGTGCTTATACCTACTTTTTCCGTGGTTCTCCTTTATTGGCGCAATTATTCCTCTTTTATTATGGCCTTGGATCAATGAGCGACTTTTGGCAAAAAATCGGTTTATGGTGGTTTTTTCAAAGCGCATGGTATTGTTGTCTTTTCATTTTTGCGCTCAATTCAGCTGCATATCAGGCTAAAATCTTTATAGGAAGTTTTCAATCTGTAGCAACTGGACAACATGAAGCATCAAAAGCTTTAGGGCTGAGTAATTCTACAACATTTTTTAGAATTCTCATTCCTCAAGCAATGATTCTAGCATTACGCCCCTTAGGAAATGAGTTTATTTTAATAATTAAATCCAGCGCTATAGCTTCATTAGTAACTATTTATGATCTAATGGGTATTGCTAAACTAATTTACGCACGCACATTTGATTTCCAAGTTTATGTTTGGGTTGCTATTATTTATCTTTTTATCGTTGAGCTTATTCATGGTTTTATCGTTCTTATCGAACGCCGTCTAACCCGACATTTACGTTAA